In the Paraburkholderia acidisoli genome, AAAGTGCCTGAAGCCCGCTGAATCTTCCTGCATCTTCCTCACCGCGCGCGGTAGTTGTCCTGGCTGCGACGCCGCGAGCCTCGTGCTACCATCGTCGATGTTATCGGTAACAAACTGCGCGACCGAATCGGTCTGCCGGCGCGCGACATGCACATAACGAGCGCGGCGCAGTCATCACGCGCCGCGCCACATGGAAGGAGATGCCATGACGAATTCGGCACCGCGACGTCTGCGCAGCCAGGAATGGTTCGACGATCCCTCGCACGCGGACATGACCGCGCTCTATGTGGAGCGCTTCATGAATTACGGCCTCACGCGCGAGGAGTTGCAGTCGGGCCGTCCGGTCATCGGCATTGCGCAAACGGGCAGCGATCTCGCGCCGTGCAATCGTCATCACATCGCGCTCGCGGACCGCGTGAAAGCCGGCATTCGCGACGCGGGCGGCATTCCGATGGAGTTTCCCGTGCATCCGCTCGCGGAGCAGAGCCGCAGGCCGACCGCCGCGCTCGATCGCAATCTCGCGTATCTCGGGCTCGTCGAGATCCTGCACGGTTTTCCGCTCGATGGCGTGGTGCTCACCACGGGCTGCGACAAGACCACGCCCGCGTGTCTGATGGCGGCCGCGACCGTCGATCTGCCCGCGATCGTGCTGTCCGGCGGCCCGATGCTCGACGGCTGGTACGAAGGCAAACGCGTGGGCTCCGGCACGGTGATCTGGCACGCGCGCAATCTGCTCGCGGCGGGCGAGATCGATTACGAAGGCTTCATGGCGCTGACGACGGCCTCGTCGCCTTCCATCGGCCATTGCAACACGATGGGCACCGCGCTCTCGATGAACTGTCTCGCCGAAGCGCTCGGCATGTCGTTGCCCGGCTGCGCGAGCATTCCCGCCGCGTATCGCGAGCGCGGGCAGATGGCCTATGCCACGGGCAAGCGCGCCGTCGATCTCGTGCGCGAAGACGTGCGGCCCTCGCGCATCATGACGCGCGAGGCGTTCGCGAATGCGATCGTCGTGGCGTCGGCGCTGGGCGCATCGACGAATTGTCCGCCGCATCTGATCGCGATCGCGCGGCACATGGGCGTGGATCTGAGTCTCGAAGACTGGCAGCACTATGGCGAAGCGGTGCCCCTGCTCGCCAATTGCATGCCCGCCGGCGACTATCTCGGCGAGAGTTTCCATCGCGCGGGCGGCGTGCCCGCGGTGCTGCGCCAGCTCGACCGCGCGGGGCTCTTGCGACGTGCGTGCAAAACGGTCTCGGGCAAGACGATTGGCGAGATCGCCGACACCGCGCCCGACGCCGATCGCGAAGTCATTCGTACTGCCGATGATCCGCTGATGCATGGCGCGGGCTTCATCGTGCTTTCGGGCAACTTCTTCGACAGCGCGATCATGAAGATGTCCGTGGTGGGCGAGGCGTTTCGCCAGACCTATCTGAGCGAGCCCGGCGCGGAAAACGTGTTCGAAACACGCGCGATCGTGTTCGACGGCCCCGAGGATTACCGGGCGCGCATCAACGATCCCTCGCTGCGCATCGACGAACATTGCATGCTCGTGATTCGCGGTTGCGGCACGGTGGGGTATCCAGGCAGCGCGGAAGTCGTGAACATGGCCCCGCCGGCCGAGATGGTGAAGCGCGGCGTGACCTCGTTGCCGTGCATGGGCGACGGGCGGCAGAGCGGCACGTCGGCGAGCCCTTCGATCCTCAACATGTCGCCGGAAGCGGCCGTGGGCGGCGGTCTGGCGCTGCTGCGCACGAACGACCGCATTCGCGTCGATCTGAATGCGCGCAAGGTGGAGGTGCTGCTAGCCGCCGATGAAATCGAGCGCCGCCGCGCCGAAGCGCCGTTCGAAGCGCCGCCTTCGCAAACCCCCTGGCAGGAGCTGTATCGCAAGACCGTGGGCCAGCTTTCGACAGGCGGTTGCCTCGAGCCCGCGACGCTGTATTTGCGCGTGATCGAACAGCGCGGCGAGCCGCGTCACTCGCACTAAACGCTCGCACCTAATACTTGCACGGAAGCGCGAGTGCACGCGCATCAACGCAGCGTCAAAGCGTCTTGCCGATACGATGCGCCATCTCCACCACCGCGATCGCGAGCCGCTTCTCGCGGCGCGCGTCGAGCCGTTCGAGCGGCAGGCTCGTGCTGACCGCCACGCGTTTGCCCAGCGCGGTCACGCCCACGAAGGCCGCGAAGCACGCGAGCCCGGCCGTGACCT is a window encoding:
- a CDS encoding IlvD/Edd family dehydratase; amino-acid sequence: MTNSAPRRLRSQEWFDDPSHADMTALYVERFMNYGLTREELQSGRPVIGIAQTGSDLAPCNRHHIALADRVKAGIRDAGGIPMEFPVHPLAEQSRRPTAALDRNLAYLGLVEILHGFPLDGVVLTTGCDKTTPACLMAAATVDLPAIVLSGGPMLDGWYEGKRVGSGTVIWHARNLLAAGEIDYEGFMALTTASSPSIGHCNTMGTALSMNCLAEALGMSLPGCASIPAAYRERGQMAYATGKRAVDLVREDVRPSRIMTREAFANAIVVASALGASTNCPPHLIAIARHMGVDLSLEDWQHYGEAVPLLANCMPAGDYLGESFHRAGGVPAVLRQLDRAGLLRRACKTVSGKTIGEIADTAPDADREVIRTADDPLMHGAGFIVLSGNFFDSAIMKMSVVGEAFRQTYLSEPGAENVFETRAIVFDGPEDYRARINDPSLRIDEHCMLVIRGCGTVGYPGSAEVVNMAPPAEMVKRGVTSLPCMGDGRQSGTSASPSILNMSPEAAVGGGLALLRTNDRIRVDLNARKVEVLLAADEIERRRAEAPFEAPPSQTPWQELYRKTVGQLSTGGCLEPATLYLRVIEQRGEPRHSH